One window of Plasmodium berghei ANKA genome assembly, chromosome: 5 genomic DNA carries:
- a CDS encoding translation initiation factor IF-3, putative, producing MPFIEKGSFLKLIFYYNINPKYILLPFLKKNKIYTLIREYNTNDGELKKKINDYTFVKKNSYGERKTERRNTNVGEKENISKSKKYGEITTNKATIEDMPNNISSNIFIDKEGKSSYLGTNLNVGNYKKKIPYYNIDPSVKTKKIQIYHNCEAHDMNRKINKIKNYLLNSNPVDILLICNADISTKENIDKQSGDHDNNNSSFKNRNKTQSNSEISDKYTNFTEFQKINQTKYSLQTYAKTHLLLNHLRNIAYVDDIFRHIKNKNHIILIKVYPK from the coding sequence ATGCCCTTTATCGAAAAAGGAAGTTTTCTGaagttaatattttattataatataaatccaaaatatattttattaccatttttaaaaaaaaataaaatatatactttaaTTAGAGAATACAATACTAATGATGGCGagctaaaaaaaaaaattaatgattatacgtttgttaaaaaaaatagttatgGCGAACGAAAGACAGAGAGGAGAAACACAAATGTAggagaaaaagaaaatatttcaaaatcaaaaaaatatggagAAATTACTACTAATAAAGCTACTATAGAAGATATGCccaataatatatcatcaaatatatttattgatAAAGAGGGTAAATCGTCGTATTTGGGAACTAATTTAAATGTaggaaattataaaaaaaaaattcctTATTATAACATAGATCCATCtgttaaaacaaaaaaaattcaaatatatcataacTGTGAAGCACATGATATGAATcgtaaaattaataaaattaaaaattatctTCTAAATAGTAACCCTGTAGATATCCTTTTAATATGCAACGCTGATATTAGTACAAAGgaaaatattgataaaCAAAGTGGTGAtcatgataataataattcaagttttaaaaatagaaataaaacacAATCAAATTCAGAAATAAgtgataaatatacaaatttcACAGagtttcaaaaaattaatcaaacaaaatattcttTACAAACTTATGCAAAAacacatttattattaaaccATTTAAGAAATATTGCATATGttgatgatatatttagacatattaaaaataaaaatcatatcattttaataaaagtttatccaaaataa
- a CDS encoding ADP-ribosylation factor, putative, which translates to MGLIFSSIFARLFSNKEIRILILGLDNAGKTTILNRLQLGDIVQTIPTIGFNVETVNYKNLKLQVWDLGGQSSIRPYWRCYYKNTNAIIYVIDSSDDERIINTKYEINTILKEPDLEGVLLVILANKQDVKNCLPISQISKDLNLTSIRDRQWAIFSTSATKNEGITEALDWLVSNLK; encoded by the coding sequence atgggattaatattttcttcaataTTTGCACGTTTATTTTcgaataaagaaataagaatattaatattaggTTTAGATAATGCTGGTAAAACAACTATATTGAATAGACTACAATTAGGCGATATAGTTCAGACAATACCAACAATCGGATTTAATGTAGAAACAGtgaattataaaaatttaaaattgcAAGTGTGGGATTTGGGAGGCCAATCCTCTATTAGACCATATTGGAGATgctattataaaaatacgaatgccattatttatgttattgATAGCTCAGATGATGAAAGGATAATTAATACgaaatatgaaataaatactATTTTAAAGGAACCAGATTTAGAAGGTGTTTTGTTAGTTATATTAGCAAACAAGCAGGATGTAAAAAATTGCCTTCCCATATCACAAATATCAAAAGATTTAAACTTAACATCAATAAGAGATAGACAATGGGCAATTTTTAGTACTAGTGCTACGAAAAATGAGGGAATTACAGAAGCTTTGGATTGGCTTGTTAGCAATTTAAAATGA
- a CDS encoding methionine--tRNA ligase, putative, producing the protein MILYPNKYLLSGTLKCMLAAHIYKLPLELSDDFFFTRTFEIDKSLIVNKKPLLIYENKFVSSTNAICFLFHRLKNKGINTKGLDDKLRLYLTWIEWSDILEKNIEHLNKKKIIESLDLLESYLSENNNKKFICDEVDQIKREDGCNGANQNPKNGICGITLADIYVYTSLKYSNIVICNESWSHINSYVERINNLEDVQKVVEAVEKVHKLKNIYSLFISKTCEKNINDHVKNDNFYITTAINYVNGEPHIGHAYEIVLADTLARYHRNLGRDVFFTTGADEHGLKIANQALRNNMTPQELCDLNVIKFKKLNKDLHTTEDYYVRTTADIHKKIAQSIWMKCVKNGDIYLGEYEGWYNVREETYIPENEAKLMNYIDPLNNVKLEKMKEPSYFFRMSKYQDRLLQHIHDNPDFIQPEKNRNEILQRLKEPLEDLSCSRTKFSWGIPVPNDPKHVMYVWMDALINYYSNCFINDQEKIKYWPADIHIIGKDIVWFHAVIFPTILMSINIELPKCIFSHGFVLAGDGKKMSKSLKNVIDPKEIIESYGSDAFRFHVVKESKRGYDMRFDVDNLVDMCNSDLADTIGNLVQRTLSLCMLSNNAKIPPLYDDIDIEFPLCMLHFINRIEYYMKNFHVHKFCEKTVNVCKDLNKFLTDLAPWKYKEESEKNKKLHIIRLMLESIYFIAHYIDIVIPMIASQIFNQLNTPKKKIVDLNPWLNNLQEGVIINNDHVLFKKIEVESVKIKIQKVIMKLSKVIKVIEHGGLKNSTIYEIETDDGKYIALLNLPHNENHINTLTVAIMNIKPLTINNITITAIIPYVHKEIFKFHPDENIPVGTLVHAQNYKTLVKQRDNLTKKEINSLQLSLINNNCFYEKNVPLVFASSDNPFYHATQTSGTLNFF; encoded by the coding sequence ATGATTTTGTATCCAAATAAATACTTACTATCCGGCACATTAAAATGTATGCTGGCAGctcacatatataaattaccGTTAGAGCTAAGtgatgatttttttttcactcGTACATTTGAAATTGATAAAAGTCTGATAGTAAATAAGAAGCCACTacttatatatgaaaacaAATTTGTAAGTTCCACAAATgcaatatgttttttatttcatcgattaaaaaataaaggtaTAAACACAAAAGGTTTAGATGACAAATTACGTTTATATTTAACATGGATTGAATGGAGTGatatattagaaaaaaacattgagcacttgaataaaaaaaaaataatcgaAAGCTTAGATTTGTTAGAGTCTTATTTGAGTGAGAATAATAACAAGAAATTTATATGTGACGAAGTTGATCAAATCAAAAGAGAGGATGGATGTAATGGAGCAAATCAAAACCCCAAAAATGGTATATGCGGAATTACATTAGCAGATAtctatgtatatacatcTCTGAAATATTCGAATATTGTTATATGCAATGAAAGCTGGTCACATATAAACAGTTATGTAGAAAGGATAAATAATTTGGAAGATGTACAAAAAGTAGTAGAAGCAGTTGAAAAGGttcataaattaaaaaatatatatagtttatttatatcaaaaacttgtgaaaaaaatattaatgatcatgtaaaaaatgataatttttatataactaCTGCTATTAACTATGTAAATGGTGAGCCACATATAGGGCATGCATATGAAATCGTATTAGCTGACACACTAGCTAGATATCACCGAAATTTAGGAAGAgatgtattttttacaacTGGCGCGGATGAGCATGGATTAAAGATAGCAAATCAAGCATTAAGAAATAACATGACGCCACAAGAATTATGTGACctaaatgtaataaaatttaaaaaattaaataaagattTACATACCACAGAAGATTATTATGTTCGAACAACTGCAGACATTCATAAAAAGATTGCACAATCTATATGGATGAAATGTGTGAAAAATggtgatatatatttgggTGAATATGAAGGATGGTATAATGTTCGAGAAGAGACATATATACCCGAAAATGAAGCTAAATTAATGAATTATATTGATCcattaaataatgtaaaattagaaaaaatgaaagaacCATCGTATTTTTTTAGGATGTCTAAATATCAAGATAGATTGTTACAGCATATACATGATAATCCAGATTTTATACAAccagaaaaaaatagaaatgaaatattacaACGATTAAAAGAGCCATTAGAAGATTTGTCTTGTAGTAGGACCAAATTCAGTTGGGGTATTCCTGTCCCAAATGATCCAAAACATGTAATGTATGTATGGATGGATGCATTAATAAATTACTATTCGAATTGCTTTATAAATGAtcaagaaaaaattaaatattggCCAGCagatattcatataatagGAAAAGATATTGTTTGGTTTCACGCAGTAATTTTCCCAACAATTTTAATGtctataaatatagaattacctaaatgtatattttcaCATGGTTTTGTATTAGCTGGTGATGGTAAAAAAATGTCGAAATCTTTAAAAAACGTGATTGATCCAAAAGAAATTATAGAATCATATGGGTCAGATGCATTTCGATTCCATGTAGTAAAAGAATCTAAGAGAGGGTATGATATGAGATTTGATGTAGATAATTTAGTGGATATGTGTAACTCTGATTTAGCTGATACTATAGGAAATTTAGTACAACGAACATTGTCACTTTGCATGTTATCAAACAATGCAAAAATCCCACCTTTATATGACGATATAGATATTGAGTTTCCATTATGTATGcttcattttattaacagaatagaatattatatgaaaaattttcatGTTCACAAATTTTGTGAAAAAACAGTAAATGTTTGTAaagatttaaataaatttttaaccGATTTAGCCCCAtggaaatataaagaagaatcggaaaagaataaaaaattacatattATAAGATTAATGTTAGAatctatttattttattgcaCATTATATAGATATAGTTATCCCAATGATAGCATCACAAATATTTAACCAATTAAATACAccgaaaaagaaaattgtGGATTTAAATCCATGGCTAAACAATTTGCAAGAAGGtgtaattattaataatgatcatgttttatttaaaaaaattgaagtAGAAAGCGTtaagataaaaatacaaaaagtTATTATGAAACTATCTAAAGTTATTAAAGTTATAGAACATGGAggattaaaaaattcaacTATTTATGAAATTGAAACAGATGAcggaaaatatatagctCTTCTAAATTTACCACATAATGAAAATCATATTAATACACTAACAGTAGctattatgaatataaaaccTCTCaccataaataatataacaataacTGCTATCATTCCATATGTACATAAagaaatttttaaatttcaTCCAGACGAAAATATACCCGTTGGCACTTTAGTACATGcccaaaattataaaacttTAGTTAAACAAAGGGataatttaacaaaaaaagaaattaacTCACTGCAGCTCtcattaattaataataattgtttttatgaaaaaaatgttccCTTAGTTTTCGCTTCCTCTGATAACCCATTTTATCACGCAACTCAAACCTCAGGTACcctcaattttttttag
- a CDS encoding U2 snRNA/tRNA pseudouridine synthase, putative, producing the protein MYLPYIENHGIEYLIRKNMHNLEGINGKVKTIFEDFHVHEITKNNVILHLDEIINKDKINQILEDKEKRDETNIFQNISNSDLCIQHFKKHINEFDQNVFKKFLNILHQIYLLKQKKPQKNELEQSKVENNKIESLNNEPFQKSKRKFTIPYCVLTKFDDPTLYEYNDQTNGDQYSKSNDILSVDEKKKIARKNIHNAINKYYPFLLTETKTVTKLDTVISHGNILSDQITSHLNESYTYEHLNHKINTGPQDQNEHKENDKKPFTIIEVYPNFNCLKIITPPEIFDKLKSNAKKLRSNKNYDFENVILEGLEKLKDFSKDKNKQNNHDIKISLEKKSEYHNDINHQKDTHLNLFQNKELGARYDNIINDDAKCDNFSIHSLKKKRRINELSNEENIIPILSNTNNLASPKDQVSKSEKYICTEIGVDTTVAMIKEETEEIEMEEESTNNFLKNDNNSYKMPQEKEGRCLSSDNFIDKINKMRGEKRSIKRDKKYLHFNLYKENKDICEILKKLKIIFKKNNSDISYCGIKDKRGITIQKFCIQKIKKEDIYKMLINNSNWCNSVYLSNLEYKKNKLSLGYLKGNFFKILIRGVNNNEDEKIKFHNLFEILKNFGFINYYGHQRFGSKKIKNYQIGISILKKNYKQALFLIIENTNLNPEKKKTLMNYLDKVEKEFLQSNNIIHKSENENGKSNVDLNEIGPINPDSDLKPDSDTQILNSNSDKPIKIATIKNEKKFEKKKKKYQKNNDYLNRFLNKKQNEKNIIPNEIEEIINSISNNSHVEKIILGSLKNNRNFKNAFINIPKDIFSLFIHATQSLIFNILVNIRMKKFGFKVVIGDLVQLPYKGNYETELKSLDGVNSDYTYDSMSESETNYPEKKLNDSSSNNEIDFDEKKIIIITEENISQYNIYDVVLPLPGDKNTLFPSNLINEYKKVLESFELSFDHFKSDKYLFNASGGYRKIVVKPSNLHSVFIKADLAKKNTIPIIKGDLYNLINHKNDQSEQTYDQQLNQHIVFTNSSLYHEHLIKEIPNYKEMSSIFLTCSLPKSSYITVALMEIIK; encoded by the coding sequence ATGTATTTACCTTATATTGAAAATCATGGAATTGAATATCTGATTAggaaaaatatgcataatcTCGAAGGTATAAATGGTAAAgtaaaaacaatttttgaAGATTTTCATGTTCAcgaaataacaaaaaataacgTTATTCTACATTTggatgaaataataaataaggATAAAATTAATCAAATTTTAGAAGACAAAGAAAAGCGCGATGAAAcgaatatttttcaaaatataagtaATTCAGATTTATGTATTcaacattttaaaaaacatataaatgaGTTTGATCAAAATGTTTTCAAAAagtttttgaatattttgcaccaaatatatttactaaaacaaaaaaaaccacaaaaaaatgagctTGAACAGTCCAAAGTagaaaacaataaaatcGAATCTCTAAATAATGAACCTTTTCAAAAatcaaaaagaaaattcaCAATTCCATATTGTgttttaacaaaatttgATGATCCTActttatatgaatataatgatCAAACCAATGGGGACCAATATAGCAAATCAAATGATATTCTATCAgttgatgaaaaaaaaaaaattgcaagaaaaaatatacataatgctataaacaaatattatccttttttattaactgAAACAAAAACAGTTACTAAATTGGATACAGTTATATCGCatggaaatatattaagCGATCAGATAACAAGCCATTTAAATGAATCATATACATACGAACACTTAAATCATAAAATTAACACTGGCCCTCAAGACCAAAATGAgcataaagaaaatgataagAAACCTTTTACAATCATAGAAGTTTATCCAAATTTTAATTGtcttaaaattattaccCCCCCTGAGATATTCGATAAATTAAAGTCGAACGCTAAAAAATTACGTTCTAACAAAAATTACGATTTTgaaaatgttattttaGAAGgattagaaaaattaaaagatttTAGTAaggataaaaataaacaaaataaccacgatataaaaatatccctggaaaaaaaaagtgaataccataatgatataaatcatCAGAAGGATActcatttaaatttatttcaaaataagGAACTGGGGGCACGTTATGATAACATAATTAATGATGATGCTAAATGCGACAATTTTTCAATCCATTCGCTCAAAAAAAAGCGTAGAATCAACGAACTATCAAACGAAGAAAATATCATTCCTATTTTGAGTAACACCAATAATTTAGCTAGCCCAAAAGATCAAGTAAGTAAAagtgaaaaatatatatgcacagAAATTGGGGTCGATACAACTGTTGCTATGATAAAAGAAGAAACGGAAGAAATAGAAATGGAAGAAGAAAGCACGAATAATTTCTTAAAAAACGACAATAATAGTTACAAAATGCCTCAGGAAAAGGAAGGACGATGCTTAAGTAGTGACAACTTTATAGATAAGATTAACAAAATGAGAGGAGAAAAAAGAAGCATAAAAagagataaaaaatatttgcattttaacctatataaagaaaataaagatatatgcgaaatattgaaaaaattaaaaataattttcaaaaaaaataattctgaTATATCTTATTGTGGAATTAAGGACAAAAGAGGAATAACAATACAAAAATTTTGCATACAGAAAATCAAAAAAGAagacatatataaaatgttgATTAATAATAGCAATTGGTGTAATAGTGTTTATTTATCCAATttagaatataaaaaaaacaaattatctTTAGGATATTTAAAAGgaaattttttcaaaattttaattaggGGAGTAAATAACAATgaagatgaaaaaataaaatttcacaacctttttgaaattttaaaaaattttggcTTTATTAATTACTATGGCCATCAAAGATTTGGcagtaaaaaaattaaaaattatcaaattggtatttctattttaaaaaaaaactacaAGCAAGCTCTTTTTCTTATCATTGAAAATACGAATTTGAATCCTGAGAAAAAGAAGACATTGATGAACTATTTGGATAAGGTGGAGAAAGAATTTCTTCAATCTAACAATATTATCCATAAAagtgaaaatgaaaatggtAAATCAAATGTTGATCTAAATGAAATAGGGCCAATTAATCCGGACTCAGACCTAAAACCAGACAGCGACACTCAAATTCTGAACTCGAATTCAGATAAGCCAATAAAAATCGccacaataaaaaatgaaaaaaaattcgaaaaaaaaaaaaaaaaataccagaaaaataatgattatttaaatcGTTTTCTTAACAAAAAgcaaaacgaaaaaaatataatacctAATGAAAtagaagaaataataaattcgATATCAAACAATTCTCatgttgaaaaaattatattaggatcattaaaaaataatcgcaattttaaaaatgcatttataaatataccaaaagatatattttcgTTGTTTATACATGCAACCCAAagtttaatttttaatattttagtTAATATaagaatgaaaaaattcGGATTTAAAGTTGTGATAGGTGATTTAGTTCAATTGCCCTATAAAGGCAATTATGAAACTGAATTAAAGAGTCTCGATGGAGTAAATTCAGACTACACATATGATAGTATGAGCGAATCAGAAACAAATTATCCTGAGAAAAAACTAAATGACTCATCttcaaataatgaaattgattttgatgaaaaaaaaataattataataacagaagaaaatatttcccaatataatatttacgATGTCGTTTTACCTCTCCCTGGTGATAAAAATACACTTTTCCCTTCTAACTTaattaatgaatataaaaaagttttAGAATCTTTTGAATTATCATTTGATCATTTTAAATCAgacaaatatttatttaatgcATCAGGAGGGTATAGAAAAATTGTAGTCAAGCCATCTAATCTTCATTCAGTTTTTATTAAAGCGGATTTAGCGAAGAAAAACACAATACCGATAATAAAAGGCGatttgtataatttaataaatcataaaaatgacCAAAGTGAACAAACATACGACCAGCAACTTAACCAACATATTGTTTTTACTAACAGTAGTTTATATCATGAGCATCTAATTAAAGAAATACcaaattataaagaaatgtcgtcaatttttttaacttgcTCTTTACCTAAATCTTCTTATATTACTGTTGCACTTATGGAAATCATCAAATAA
- a CDS encoding S-antigen, putative, producing MKNILSVFYILLLLKILILDNNGVNSENTNVWRPYLRGVMDNGNFKIDTDKEGEMHNVAKGEEEQQGTEQGTEQGTEQGTEQGTEQGTEQGTEQGTEQGTEQGTEQGTEQGTEQGTEQGTEQGTEQGTEQGTEQGTKQGTEQGTEQGTEQGTEQGTEQGTEQGTEQGTEQGTEQGTEQGTKQGTEQGTEQGTEQGTEQGTEQGTEQGTEQGTEQGTEQGTEQGTEQGTEQGTEQGTEQGTEQGTEQGTEQGTEQGTKQGTEQGTEQGTEQGTKQGTEQGTEQGTEQGTEQGTEQGTEQGTEQGTEQGTEQGTEQGTEQGTKQGTEQGTKQGTEQGTEQGTEQGTEQGTEQGTEQGTEQGTEQGTEQGTEQGTEQGTEQGTEQGTEQGTEQGTEQGTKQGTEQGTKQGTEQGTEQGTEQGTEQGTEQGTEQGTEQGTEQGTEQGTEQGTEQGTEQGTEQGTEQGTEQRTEQGTEQGTEQGTEQGTEQGTEQGTEQGTEQGTEQGTEQGTEQGTKQGTEQGTKQGTEQGTKQGTKQGTEQGTEQGTEQGTEQGTKQGTEQGTEQGTKQGTEQGTEQGTEQGTEQGTEQGTEQGTEQGTKQGTEQGTKQGTKQGTEQGTEQGTEQGTEQGTEQGTEQGTEQGTGQGTEQGTEQGTEQGTEQGTEQGTEQGTEQGTEQGTEQGTKQGTEQGTEQGTEQGTEQGTEQGTEQGTEQGTEQGTEQGTEQGTKQGTEQGTQENASSVNIKNLIMKRMYINNS from the coding sequence atgaaaaatattttgtctgttttttatattttgctTCTTTTGAAGATATTAATATTGGACAACAATGGCGTAAATAGTGAAAATACAAATGTATGGAGGCCATATTTAAGGGGGGTTATGGACAACGGTAATTTCAAAATAGACACGGATAAGGAAGGTGAAATGCATAATGTTGCTAAAGGGGAAGAAGAGCAACAAGGAACTGAACAAGGAACTGAACAAGGAACTGAACAAGGTACTGAACAAGGAACTGAACAAGGAACTGAGCAAGGAACTGAACAAGGAACTGAGCAAGGAACTGAGCAAGGAACTGAACAAGGAACTGAGCAAGGAACTGAGCAAGGAACTGAACAAGGAACTGAGCAAGGAACTGAACAAGGTACTGAACAAGGTACTGAACAAGGAACTAAACAAGGTACTGAACAAGGTACTGAGCAAGGTACTGAACAAGGTACTGAACAAGGAACTGAACAAGGAACTGAGCAAGGAACTGAACAAGGAACTGAGCAAGGAACTGAACAAGGTACTGAACAAGGAACTAAACAAGGTACTGAACAAGGTACTGAGCAAGGTACTGAACAAGGTACTGAACAAGGAACTGAACAAGGAACTGAACAAGGAACTGAGCAAGGAACTGAACAAGGTACTGAACAAGGCACTGAGCAAGGTACTGAACAAGGAACTGAACAAGGTACTGAACAAGGTACTGAACAAGGTACTGAACAAGGAACTGAACAAGGTACTGAGCAAGGTACTGAACAAGGAACTAAACAAGGAACTGAACAAGGTACTGAACAAGGTACTGAACAAGGAACTAAACAAGGTACTGAACAAGGTACTGAGCAAGGTACTGAACAAGGAACTGAACAAGGAACTGAACAAGGTACTGAACAAGGAACTGAACAAGGAACTGAACAAGGTACTGAACAAGGTACTGAGCAAGGTACTGAACAAGGAACTAAACAAGGTACTGAACAAGGAACTAAACAAGGTACTGAACAAGGTACTGAACAAGGAACTGAACAAGGAACTGAGCAAGGTACTGAACAAGGTACTGAACAAGGAACTGAACAAGGAACTGAGCAAGGTACTGAACAAGGAACTGAACAAGGTACTGAACAAGGAACTGAACAAGGAACTGAGCAAGGTACTGAGCAAGGTACTGAACAAGGAACTGAACAAGGAACTAAACAAGGAACTGAACAAGGAACTAAACAAGGAACTGAACAAGGTACTGAACAAGGAACTGAACAAGGAACTGAGCAAGGTACTGAGCAAGGTACTGAGCAAGGTACTGAACAAGGAACTGAACAAGGAACTGAACAAGGAACTGAGCAAGGTACTGAACAAGGTACTGAACAAGGTACTGAACAAGGAACTGAACAAGGAACTGAACAAAGAACTGAGCAAGGTACTGAACAAGGAACTGAACAAGGTACTGAACAAGGAACTGAACAAGGAACTGAGCAAGGTACTGAGCAAGGTACTGAACAAGGAACTGAACAAGGTACTGAGCAAGGTACTGAACAAGGAACTAAACAAGGAACTGAACAAGGAACTAAACAAGGAACTGAACAAGGAACTAAACAAGGAACTAAACAAGGTACTGAACAAGGAACTGAACAAGGAACTGAACAAGGAACTGAGCAAGGAACTAAACAAGGAACTGAACAAGGAACTGAACAAGGAACTAAACAAGGAACTGAACAAGGAACTGAACAAGGAACTGAACAAGGTACTGAACAAGGAACTGAACAAGGAACTGAACAAGGAACTGAACAAGGAACTAAACAAGGAACTGAACAAGGAACTAAACAAGGAACTAAACAAGGTACTGAACAAGGAACTGAACAAGGAACTGAACAAGGAACTGAACAAGGTACTGAACAAGGAACTGAACAAGGTACTGAACAAGGTACTGGACAAGGAACTGAACAAGGTACTGAACAAGGTACTGAACAAGGAACTGAACAAGGAACTGAACAAGGTACTGAACAAGGTACTGAACAAGGTACTGAACAAGGAACTGAACAAGGAACTAAACAAGGTACTGAACAAGGAACTGAACAAGGAACTGAACAAGGAACTGAGCAAGGAACTGAACAAGGTACTGAACAAGGAACTGAGCAAGGAACTGAGCAAGGTACTGAGCAAGGTACTGAACAAGGAACTAAACAAGGTACTGAACAAGGAACTCAAGAAAATGCATCTTCAGTGAATATAAAGAACCTAATCATGAAAcgaatgtatataaataattcataa